The genomic window CAGCAACGCCGAGAGGGCGAGAGCAGTCCCGAACAAGAGAACCGTGGCGGGTGCTCTCTGCTCAATCTCGGTCCACACAGGCCTCTTCGAGAAGAAGGAAATACCGAAGTCGCCCGTTATCATATCCGTGAAGTATTCCCAGAACTGCTCCCAAACAGGGAGTTCGACCACTATCTGCGGATGGAATAGCTGTTCTGGAGGCTTGAGTGTGGAGACTTCTCCGGCTGGTGTCGTCACGAATACGATCAGGCCAGAATCTGCAACCGGCCTGAGCTTGCCATCTGCGTCGACCTTGACAGCAATGGTGAACTCACCGATTGTTTCCGCGAATATGTTCCGAGATGTGAACATACCCCCCTCGCTCGTCACGAGTTCGAACGGCGTGATATCGCTCGGGTTCACGGCATAGCCATCTTCCACGGTTTCGGTCTCCTGCGAGACCGGGTCGTAGACCGACAGTTCCATCCTATAGAAACCCGCCTGGTCAGTATCGACGGTGGTCGTGTACCTACCCCAGTTCGGGCTTCCAAGGATTTGAGTGCCGTGGCTCGTGAGGTTGTACTCCTCCGTCTGGTTCAGGTCCTCGTTCCTAACCAGGGTCATCGTGACTATCCTGTTCATGTCCCCTTGCGCCTTGACATCAAAGGTGAAGTCGACTGTATCTCCAACTGTGATGTTGCCTGTTGGCGTATCACTGTAGGTCGTGTTCCAGATGACCAGAGAATCCTTGCTGGGGAAGAACCGCTCCTCCTTCACATAAGATGAGTAAAGCGTGATGTTGTAGAGCCCTGGAGGGTCGACGAGCCCGGTGGAGTTGATCTCCAGCCTAAGGCCATAGGCGCCGACATCGAAGGTGTTGAACGAGCCCAAACGATAGACTCCCGGAGCAGTCTCCCACCTCGAGAAGCCGAAATCGACAAGGAGCCTGTCCCTGACTTCTGGCGTCTGACCGGGCTCGATGAAGAACCTTGTCGGGTCCCCAGGCATCATCCTGAAGATGATGAAGAGCAGAATGAGTATGATCACAAGCGTAATCACCGTGTGCAAGGCCCTCCTGATGAGGAAGCTTCTCAGTCTCATAAGAACTACCGGGCCGAACAATACTCCAACTGATATTTAACGTCATTTGTACGGGGCTTTGTGGCCAGTAGGCTCGCCAAAGTCTCGTCTCTCGAAATAAAAAAAGGGAAGGGTGAGAAGGGTTTACCTTCTCTTCGTTCCTCGGAACACTGCAAAGCTCACTGCCACCAGCGCGATGACCGCGATCGTCGCCACCACATCGATGGCCGGAACCTCTGTATCCGTGCCGCCTCCTCCGCCGCCTGCGGTCGGTGACAGTACGGTGATTTCCTTGGCGTCTTCTGCGGACACGTATCCTGTGAGATTCGCACTGACCCTCAGGTTGAAGGTCTGAGATTCCACGCCCTCAGGCAAATCGGCGGGCGCTCCGAACACAACCGTGCCGATGGTCCCACCAAGGGTGGTGCCACTGCTCGGCGTCAACGTGGGTCCCGACGGCTCTGTCACGAGGTTCACAAGGGCTCCGTCCACGGATAAGCCGACCTGGTCCGTGACCATGACTTCAATGGGCATCGTCCCTCCCTCTTCAAGAGCGAAGAAGGACGGTTCGACAAGGACCGACAAGAACTGCGTACCTGGTGGCTGGACTTTCACCCTGGAAAACTGTACGGTCGAAGCTGGATAGGTCTTGTAGTCAAGAGCCTGCGCAGAGACGAAAACTTCCGTTTCGGCTCCCACTGTGGGTGCGACATAGTTCGCGACCAGCTGTCCGTTGATGTTCGTTGTTCCGTTGACGGTCGTCCCGAATTCGCCTCCGGGGATGCTCAGATTGCCGAGATAGCCGGAACCGGCCAGGGTCATCTGGACGGGCGCTCCTGCGATAGTGGTGGCATCGGGATCTCTCACCGTCGCCACGACGTTAGTAGTTGAGGCAGAGGCAACTGCAGATTTCATCACAGGTGGAGAGACTGTGAGCGCGTCTGGGGATGGGGGATGAATCCCTATCCTCGACCAGAACGATCCTCCGAATATGGATCCAGAAGAGCCCACTGTCCAGTTGATGAACTTGTCTGATCTATATGCCTCGATGTTCGTCCTGAAGTAGAGGACATCGTATGGCATTGCATCCGTGAGAAGCCCTGAGCACTCCTTGATCATTGACACCTGCACATCTGGATCCAGCTCGGCA from Candidatus Thermoplasmatota archaeon includes these protein-coding regions:
- a CDS encoding ABC transporter permease, translating into MRLRSFLIRRALHTVITLVIILILLFIIFRMMPGDPTRFFIEPGQTPEVRDRLLVDFGFSRWETAPGVYRLGSFNTFDVGAYGLRLEINSTGLVDPPGLYNITLYSSYVKEERFFPSKDSLVIWNTTYSDTPTGNITVGDTVDFTFDVKAQGDMNRIVTMTLVRNEDLNQTEEYNLTSHGTQILGSPNWGRYTTTVDTDQAGFYRMELSVYDPVSQETETVEDGYAVNPSDITPFELVTSEGGMFTSRNIFAETIGEFTIAVKVDADGKLRPVADSGLIVFVTTPAGEVSTLKPPEQLFHPQIVVELPVWEQFWEYFTDMITGDFGISFFSKRPVWTEIEQRAPATVLLFGTALALSALLGIGVGAILAWRRGSSLEMSAIVVSLFFYSMPLFWFGLILLWGFGFILQWFPLGGIGGQDAQGNALGGLAYIADILWHMTLPLVTLMMVSLAGYVLLMRNSMLEVLGEDYIMTAKAKGLSERTVMYKHAARNALLPVATVIALGVGGVISGGVLTETIFSWPGMGYFLVTSTIQQDYPAVQGTFFLLAIMTVIANVAADVLYAFLDPRVRL
- a CDS encoding ABC transporter substrate-binding protein; its protein translation is IGGMLFKIYKTAQAAVFALQAGEIDVVSWSVPPEFVGGLLIDPNIGIFNTAEKGFFYISYNMRKSPFGYPNNDPTQGDDGLWLRKAMAHVIDKKTIVTTLLQNFGAAGDQPVSPSFTKWYNASVTKYDYDLEVARGILDDHYTEAGFNLGYGTSGKRNLPTIGDREVEILCPQADYDPIRASACNMIATRAQEVGLNFVSTLMAFGEITERLDDREMDIWVLGWRIGSDPPDYYHAFFYSGNAPAGQNYPGFQNETFDTLITDARAELDPDVQVSMIKECSGLLTDAMPYDVLYFRTNIEAYRSDKFINWTVGSSGSIFGGSFWSRIGIHPPSPDALTVSPPVMKSAVASASTTNVVATVRDPDATTIAGAPVQMTLAGSGYLGNLSIPGGEFGTTVNGTTNINGQLVANYVAPTVGAETEVFVSAQALDYKTYPASTVQFSRVKVQPPGTQFLSVLVEPSFFALEEGGTMPIEVMVTDQVGLSVDGALVNLVTEPSGPTLTPSSGTTLGGTIGTVVFGAPADLPEGVESQTFNLRVSANLTGYVSAEDAKEITVLSPTAGGGGGGTDTEVPAIDVVATIAVIALVAVSFAVFRGTKRR